A single region of the Hyphomicrobiales bacterium genome encodes:
- the fusA gene encoding elongation factor G: MARTHAIENYRNFGIMAHIDAGKTTTTERILFFTGKNHKIGETHEGAATMDWMAQEQERGITITSAATTCFWRGSRLNIIDTPGHVDFTIEVERSLRVLDGCVCVLDGSQGVEPQTETVWRQADKYDVPRIVFVNKMDKVGADLFKCVDSIIDRVAGKPVCLQLPLGTEGGFYGVVDLITMKALVWEGDSLNPVEQDIPADLADKAKDYRTRLIEASVELDDDAMTAYLDGQEPDAATLRRLVRLGVQNRAFHPVMCGSAFKNKGVQPLLDAVVDYLPSPVDRGAIKGIDPRNEEPLERMPTDADPFSMLAFKIMDDPFVGTITFCRVYSGSVEAGASIMNSTRDKKERVGRMLLMHANNREDIKEAFAGDIVALAGLKEVRTGDTLCDPLKPAILEKMEFPEPVIEIAIEPKTKTDQEKLGIALSKLAAEDPSFRVSTDSESGQTILKGMGELHLDIKVDILRRTYKVDANIGAPQVAYREKITKKTEIDYTHKKQTGGTGQFARVKFIIEPNETGAGYAFESKIVGGSVPKEYIPGVEKGLNSVLGAGVLAGFPVVDLKVQLIDGAFHEVDSSALAFEIASRAALREGLQKGGSVLLEPIMKVEVVTPEDYTGSVIGDLNSRRGQIQGQDMRGNAVVVNAMVPLANMFGYVNTLRSMSQGRATYTMQFDHYEQVPQAVAAEVQAKYA; this comes from the coding sequence ATGGCCCGCACCCACGCCATCGAAAACTACCGCAATTTCGGCATCATGGCGCATATTGATGCCGGAAAGACGACGACGACCGAGCGCATTCTGTTCTTCACCGGAAAGAACCATAAGATCGGCGAGACCCACGAGGGTGCCGCCACTATGGACTGGATGGCGCAGGAGCAGGAGCGTGGTATCACGATCACGTCGGCTGCGACCACGTGCTTCTGGCGCGGGAGCCGCCTGAACATCATCGATACCCCCGGCCACGTCGATTTCACCATCGAAGTCGAGCGTTCGCTGCGCGTGCTCGATGGCTGCGTATGCGTGCTGGACGGTAGCCAGGGCGTCGAGCCTCAGACAGAGACCGTATGGCGTCAGGCTGACAAATATGACGTTCCGCGCATCGTCTTCGTCAACAAGATGGACAAGGTCGGCGCCGACCTCTTCAAATGCGTCGACTCAATCATCGATCGCGTTGCCGGCAAGCCGGTATGCCTGCAGCTTCCGCTCGGCACGGAAGGTGGCTTCTACGGCGTCGTCGATCTGATCACCATGAAGGCGCTGGTTTGGGAGGGTGACTCCCTGAACCCGGTCGAGCAGGACATTCCCGCTGACCTCGCCGACAAGGCCAAGGACTATCGCACGCGCCTCATCGAAGCGTCGGTCGAGCTCGACGACGACGCGATGACCGCCTATCTCGACGGCCAGGAGCCGGACGCAGCAACGCTCCGTCGCCTCGTGCGTCTTGGCGTTCAGAACCGCGCCTTCCATCCCGTGATGTGTGGCTCGGCCTTCAAGAACAAGGGCGTTCAGCCGCTCCTCGACGCGGTGGTCGACTATCTGCCGTCGCCTGTGGATCGCGGTGCGATCAAGGGTATTGATCCGCGTAACGAGGAGCCGCTGGAGCGGATGCCGACCGACGCCGATCCGTTCTCCATGCTCGCCTTCAAGATCATGGACGACCCCTTCGTCGGCACCATCACCTTCTGCCGCGTCTATTCCGGTTCGGTCGAGGCGGGCGCTTCGATCATGAACTCGACGCGTGACAAGAAGGAACGCGTTGGCCGTATGCTCCTGATGCATGCGAACAACCGCGAAGACATCAAGGAAGCCTTCGCCGGCGACATCGTCGCCCTGGCAGGCCTCAAGGAAGTGCGCACCGGCGACACGCTCTGTGATCCGCTGAAGCCGGCCATCCTTGAGAAGATGGAGTTCCCTGAGCCGGTCATCGAGATCGCTATCGAGCCGAAGACAAAGACGGACCAGGAGAAGCTTGGCATCGCACTTTCCAAGCTCGCAGCTGAGGATCCGTCCTTCCGCGTGTCGACCGACAGCGAGTCCGGCCAGACCATTCTCAAGGGAATGGGTGAGCTTCATCTCGACATCAAGGTCGATATCCTGAGGCGTACGTACAAGGTCGACGCCAATATCGGCGCGCCTCAGGTCGCCTATCGTGAGAAGATCACGAAGAAGACCGAGATTGACTACACCCACAAGAAGCAGACCGGCGGTACTGGCCAGTTCGCTCGCGTGAAGTTCATCATCGAGCCGAATGAGACCGGGGCGGGTTATGCCTTCGAGTCGAAGATCGTCGGTGGTTCAGTGCCGAAGGAATACATCCCCGGCGTTGAAAAAGGCCTCAACAGTGTGTTGGGGGCTGGCGTCCTGGCAGGCTTCCCGGTCGTTGACCTGAAGGTTCAGCTGATCGACGGCGCCTTCCACGAAGTCGACTCATCGGCTCTCGCCTTCGAAATCGCCTCGCGTGCTGCGTTGCGTGAAGGCCTTCAGAAGGGTGGCTCGGTTCTGCTCGAGCCGATCATGAAGGTCGAAGTCGTGACCCCTGAGGACTACACCGGTTCGGTTATCGGCGATCTCAACTCTCGCCGTGGACAGATCCAAGGCCAGGATATGCGTGGCAACGCCGTGGTGGTCAACGCCATGGTTCCGCTGGCGAATATGTTCGGCTACGTGAATACCCTGCGCTCGATGAGCCAGGGCCGTGCGACCTACACCATGCAGTTCGACCACTACGAGCAGGTGCCGCAGGCGGTCGCCGCCGAGGTTCAGGCGAAGTACGCCTGA